A stretch of DNA from Juglans microcarpa x Juglans regia isolate MS1-56 chromosome 5D, Jm3101_v1.0, whole genome shotgun sequence:
ACGTGGATCGTTAAAGTATATGCCGAAATGAGGCATGCAAGCTGGAGTTCCGTACCTGAGGTGGAGAAGCAAGAACTCATTGATCATGTTAGAGTAAGGctttattatatatgcatattcaAATGTAGTACTTTACGAATTTATCTTAATGTGCGTTTGATGATAATATGTGGGGACAATATTTTCAACTTGCAGGCGGACTTTGTGTTGGATTGGACAAAAGAGAACCATCGTGAAATGGTGATAACGTATTTATCTGATAAGTACAATGCATATCACTATGAACTACACAAAATCTACTTAAAATATGCAATGCATAAATAGGCCCTATGTGTTGGGACGTCCATGGTGGACAAACTTGTTTGGCAGTAGCTATGTAAAAGGTGGGCCAGCATTCAAGGTATATGGGTATTAGTGTTGAGCAACCATTATGCCTTTTTACATTCGCAGTGGCTATGTGACATACTTGACTTTGTGCTTGTGACATACATAGGACTAGGGCTCATGACATACTCGGTTTAAAGGCTCATGAAATGCTCGGGTTCAAAGCTCATGACATGCTTGGGTTATAGGCTCATGACATGCTTGGTTATAGGCTTGAATCACGCTTGGTTTGGCTTCTATCATATTTTTAGGGCTTCTATCATGCTAAGTTTAGGGCCTCCATCATGGTCGGTTTTAGGGCTTAGACCAAACTTAGTTTCAGGATTTCATAACCTGTTTGGCTTAGTGTTTAGCCATGCTTAGTTTAGAGTTCATGTGACTCTCTTTCATTCCTTTTGACTCTGCATGTTAGAGTTTTTGTAAGgcccagttttatttttttcttggtgaAGCCCGGATCGCGCGCGGGGGCCCAGCCCCTTTCATTTTAAGTGGGCAAAGACGCGGTTTTGGGAGGGGTAAGTTtcttctcccttttcttttccctcccccGATCCCTTCTTCCCTTCTTTCggtttctttttcctctgttttgcCCTCGTGTCCCTCTCCTTCCCGTAACCCACTCACCTTCCCGAATCCCTCTCTTCTCTTTGTTGAGTTTGTTTTGTGGTTTcgaatcccatgccctaaatttcctccattttcctttttcctcaCTTTCGGTTTTTCTCTCATAGTCGACGTCTCTCTCTCGCGTCCCGCTATTTCTGCAGTTAGTGTTCCTCTCTTCAAGCTcgtctcttctctccctcttgcgCTGCGTCGTCATCTTCAGGTATCTCCCTTTTCCTCTCAAGTCGACgcctttcattttatttgtagtttatttatgttttttatttttcttctttcttcagtaTAGCCCATGTTTCATTGTGCTGCCGCGTGGGGTGTTTCCAGGTGGTGTTGCTGCGTTTTCTCCCTATTGGTGGTTTGGTTTTTAGACGCTCATCCACTCTCATTTCTGGTTTGTTCTCTCCCGTCTGTGAAGTGTTTTATCTCCTTACCTTAGTGTTGACGTCGAACTCTGTCGTTTGGTAAGGAAACCGAGTGCTATTGTGCATTCCTGTTTCATAGTGTAAATTCGTGGCTTTTGGGTGTTGGCGAGGTGGTGTGGGAGGAGTTTTGAAgttgtgtaatgttgttttaGTTAAATTGTTGGTGGTTGCTTGGAGTTATAGCTTCTGAAATGAGGGTGAATTATTGATTACTTGAGTTGGCATTGGTTTTGATGGGCTTATAGGAGGGGATGTTAAGAGAAGGAATTTTGATGTCCTTcagatttaatgtctcttagatttaattttatcttgggttagtaagactcgttaagttatcagtttggtttgttatgactaccaagagattgtggactccttagtttatttttttgttctgttgtAATATTggatttatggagttttcaaaGTGTTTATTTGGAagacttgagtttgagttttgataataaagttttgatggagatttattttagttgtgtcgAAATTTGTGTTTATAAGtcacaggtagtaattctccaagccacccagGTTTGGagcgttacatttggtatcagagccaggtttgagattctacAGACTATAATATGTAAGATTTCAGAGTATAGATAGTgtttaagaaatcattttcagatttattatGATAGTGAAGCGAACTACAGGGTTGAATATTGTAGATGTGGGAAGTCTTAGAATTTGCAAGTTTTAAGAATGGTTTTGAGACGTGGTATTTCACAAGTTTATGAACTAAGTTCATGTTGATTAAGGTTTAGTTTGATTTCGGGGTATGCTTAAATAGTTAGATGGGGTAAGGTATTAGATTTTGGGAGATTGACTATTACTACCGTTGTGCgtacttcttttctctcttttataggtattcttacattttcttttttttttttgaagtataatatatatgttttgttttacgAATTCCACtgaatatttatattcatatcaactctatttttttgaaACGATTATTAAGGATCCTAGTTATttttgtcaggatgccacctcgtcgtcgTGAACGAAGCATGTCGGACCTGAATGCAAACGAGAACGAAAGGGAAACAAACCCGAGTGCTTCTGAAGTACTACAAGCGGCTACACATCAattaattgatgaccttgtgcAGAATCCCACGGGTCGCCAGCGTAACTATAATGAAGGGGGTTGTACTGTAGAGCAATTCAATCGAATGCACCCCCCTTTATTTGATGGGAAAGGCGATCCAACTTTAGCGGAGGATTGGATTCAGGACATTGAGGAGATTTTTCGAGTCCTAACCTGTTCAGATGAACAGAAGGTGGCTTATGCCACCTTCAAGTTAACCGGGGAGGCAAAGAGGTGGTGGATCTCTGAAAGAACTATCAGAGAAGCAGAGGGGACAGAGATAGTTAGTTGGCTGCACTTCAAACAGATCTTTCTTGAGCGCTTCTTCCCTAGCTCGTTCCATGAGGATAAGGCTATGGAATTTGCCACCTTGGTACAGGGAACAATGACGGTACATCAGTATGCAGCTAAGTTTACTGAGTTATCCTGCTTTGCTACTTATCTGATTCctgatgaggaaaagaaggcaCGCAAATTTGAGCAAGGACTGAATGAGAAACTTTATGAGCGCGTGGTGGGTTTTCAGATTCGGAACTTCTCAGAAATGGTGAATAAGGCCACAGTTTTTGAAAGAACCCTCCAAAGAAGCGCTGCATTACATGAACAAAGGAAAATGACTACTCCTATTGGGTACCATTTTGGCATGGACCAGGGAccgtggaaaaagaggaatgagTAGTAGCTCGGGAAAAAGGCCGGTTCAGGGTAACCAACAGCCCTATCAGTGCAGGACATGCAATCAAGTGCACTCAGGAGAGTGCAGAAAAGAGGGGGGTTTGTGTTTTCGTTGCGGCAAATCAGGACACTACATCAGGGAATGCCCAATGCAATTGGGTAGCAACAAGGCGACCTTACTGCCACCTCCGAGATATGAAGTTCCAGCATGGGGCAGCAACCAACGTCCTACTGCACCTGCCTGAATTTTTGCACTGACACCTGGAGAGGTTGAGGGTAGGAATGACATGATCACTGGTATGACTCCTTTGTTTTGCTTTAaagatcttatttttatttttacctccATTGTTTGGTTTTGGTTAAGGCTTTGTATATTTTTGGTTCATGGTTAAGGTTGATTGTGATCACAGGtacttcttctttgttttctaataacgctattgtgttatttgactcgggagcgacacattcttttgtttccacggcttactctagattttgcactttagaAACTGAAAGGTTGAAGCACAAGTTAGTGGTCGCAACCCCAGCAGGAAATTCAGTAGTTTGTAGTGAGTTTCACCCGGGTTGCCCTCTATCTATAGAGGGAAGACTAATGCCAGCAGATTTAATAATGTTCCACatgattgggtttgatgtgattttgggtatggattggttggctTCCTACCACGCTAGTATTGATTGTTCTAAAAAGGTGGTGGTTTTCAGACCTCCACAAGAAAGTGAATTTCGGTTCACAAGGTCGAAAGTGAGGTTGGTTCCACCCATCATTTCTGCCATTCAGGTTGGAAAATTGTTGCGtgatggttgtcagggattcttaGCCTGTGTGGTAGACGCACCAAAAGAGGAGTTGATGTTGGAACAGATACCTGTTGTGAGAGATTATCCAGAGGTCTTTCCGGAAGATTTATATGGACTTCCACCCGAAcgggaggtagagtttgctattgaatTGGTCCCAGGCACGGCACCTCTTTCGAAAGCACCTTACCGAATGGCGCCGTCTGAATTAGTGCAGCTCAAGGAATAGCTGCAAGATTTGTTGGATAAGAATTTCATCAGGCCCAgtgtatcaccttggggagctccagttctctttgtgaagaagaaggatgtaacaccccgtattttagtgtatttttattgaatgattatttttattttattcaaaattattctcttgttttaaaattattggattttaattggattatttttaggatttttaattggtaaaaattaatttttatgtgctttcttaatatttatttattgttgtgcatttaaattatttttcatatttaattaattactgtgagatttaattatttcaatttgactttaccattacgtttaaattattttatttaacttgaggttttgaaatcgtttccgttggatcatttttgtgacccaaattatgagaattggacctcatttcttttccctccatttttctttcctctccttttcttttctttcttttcttttttctttttttcctccttatttcccctccccgcgcgcggacccagctccctctctctccctctctctccccatgtccgtcaccttcacccagaccgCCACCGTCgcaccgccgtgcgcgacaccgcccggccgaccagctccccctccctccggcaacctcaacccccaaatcccagcccctacctcgccgctggtagcccgcacgcaccccacgaagccgcggcattctttgcgacgttgcgccgccgtcgcaccaccattggccaccatcttcttaccacatcatcatcgacctcttggcaacccattagacccaaccccagctccgatccgccaccggtgaagctccaccatctacatttccgatttggatattttagtcttctaccgcccattgcgcagccacccacggccaacctccaccatcactagcttcaccgacctccctaggccctaccctatcatttttgggtcttcgtttgtctccgttgaaaagggagtatttgtgacccacggccacagtgtattttacattgttctgtagctgtttttccacttcttgctgcttcgtgatccttcggaaattgctttatagcattgtaagtatttctccaaagaactttcgtaatttaaatgtatttttgcactaacccatttcactgtatttttggcatgccggactgagtccgaggagttcgggggtcggatggatttgtgattggagttgtttggttggtttggtttatttggtttggttgttgatgagttgttttgattggatttgttggaattggttctggatggacgttggattggtgttggtacatgtgcatttcattatttcatgcatgatcaagtttgtaaagaaaattgagttttcgtgtattgcattcatatttatgtgtttatgaaaactgggttttcatgtgagaatgaattttgggtgcgtgtgtaacacgaccccaagccgagatggggtattatctcggtggagctcctctggttactcgggagcggaatatactgagtaacgtcccctggattgtcgccgggcgacaatgggatcagacgagatggtctcgtgccgactccgtggtccttctgctggcagggactagaggatgtctggccacgtacgcgctgggcgcggaactgggcatcgctcgttgcgtagtgtgggtgcttggccatgtacgcgctgggcgcagaactgagcaccgctacgaagccaggacgtgcggatggtccataggggaggccatggtgcatatggaattaatgcactattttctgggaaaatagtgcgagttggatttctgggtaaatcattttttgggaaaatgttttacggatattttgggccaaaatgggattttggcgtgtgttggaaaattatcattttcggagaaaatgatgtcttgtggaaaaatacatatttcatcatgtgcatgcatgttagttgcatttaatgcattttatattacgttgttatttggagTCATACTTACCtacgataccattttgtggtaacgcagattttaatgcaaatgaggaggaggagggcgagcctgaggagacggctccgcccgaggagtgatctgggatcactcgtttgtttatttgaaaattattgtaatatatttttatggatgactgtataactgctatttaaatttttgctgatgtttgattgtaaataaattctggtacttagttgactatccgctgcgttattttatttgtacactgttgcatgtacacacactagcacttcgttgggatgtgtgatcatgttgtcaccatcctggcgtctcgatccctgtgtatttatgtaagggGGATTAGGGGCGCCACaaaggatggatcgatgagaatgtgtatcgattacaaggaacttaatcgggtgaccataaagaataagtacccatTACCCCgtatagaagatttgtttgatcaacttcagggtgctcaagtattttcaaagattgatctttgatcgggttaccatcaattgaagatcaggGCAGAAGACGTGGCTAAGACGGCGTTCAGGACCCgatatggccattatgagtttttggtctgACTAACGCCCCAGCAGTATTCATGAACATGATGAACAGGGTATTCCATGAGTTTTTGGAAAAGTTTGTGGTTGTCTTTATTGACGACATactgatatactccaaaagcgaAACCGtgcatgaagaacatttgaaattgGTACTTGGTACTCTCAGAGACAGACAGttgtttgctaagttgaagaagtgtgaattttggcttgattcaattACGTTTCTGGGTCATGTAGTTTTAAAAGATGGCATTTCAGTGGACCCAGGAAAGGTGGAAGCAGTGGTTAATTGGTCGGCACCGaagaatgttcatgaggttagaagcTTCTTGGGATTGGCGGGTTATTACCGTCGATTCATCGATGGTTTTTCCAGGATTGCAGTTCCTCTCACTGCActcaccaaaaaaaataataagtttgaatggacaacaaagtgtgaagaaagcttccaggAGTTGAAACAGAGATTAGTGTTAACGGTCCCCACGGCTAGAGGTGGTTTTGTTGTCTATAGCGATGCATCAAGGCTTGGATTGGGGTGTGTattgatgcaacatgggaaggttatagcttaCGCCTCACGCCAGCTGAAAGTGTATGAGCAAAATTATCCCACACATGATCTGGAACTCGCAGTAGTCATTTTTGTACTTAAGCTTTGGAGACACTATCTGTATGGGGAAAAGTGTGAAATTTATACgcatcacaagagtttgaaatatttttttactcaaaaggaattaaatatgaggcagaggagatGGATTGAGTTtatcaaggattatgattgcaccattaaTTATCACACAGGCAAAGCTAACGTTGTCGCCGACGCCCTAAGTAGGAAGTCAATGGGACCGACAGTTGCAGCCATTACCACTCAGCATAGGTTGATAATGGACTTAGAAAGAGCCGGTATTGAAGTCATTGCTAGTGATACAAATGCTTTCATGGCCAGTTTAGTAGTTCAACCTATCTTGATGGATAGAATCAAAGCTGCTCAGAAAGTGGACTCAGGGTTAGTGAAACTAGTGGAAGAAGTCGGgaacggggacaaacctgaTTTTAGCGTTTCTGAGGATagagttttgaggtttagaggTAGAGTATGTATACCTGCtgatgatgaactaaaaaggGTAATTTTTGAAGAGGCACACTATTCTTTGTATACAGTTCACCtagggagtaccaagatgtatcgggacttgagaaagtctttttggtggaatggtatgaaaagagaaattgctaaatttgtggaataatgcctaacttgccaacaggtgaaggcggagcatcagagacctgcaGGATTACTACAGCCATTCCAGATTCCAAAgtggaagtgggagcatatctCTATGGACTTCGCGACAGGTCTACCAAGGACTTTAAGCggacaagatgctatatgggtgatcgtggatcgcttaACGAAGACCGCTcgttttgtgcccattaaagtttcttataaactggAGAAATTAGCTGAGCTGTATGTGTGGGAGATAGTGAGGTAGCATGGAGTACaggtatccattgtgtcggatagagatccCCATTTTACTTCTAAGTTCTGGCGAAGCTTAcaggaggcaatgggtactaagttaagtttcagtactgcttttcaccctcagacagatgggcagtcagaaagaactattcagattttagaagacatgttgagggcgtgtgtgatggattttaagggaacttggatgcgacatttacctttggttgagttcgcttataataatagtttccaggctagcattgggatggcaccttatgaggttttgtatggcagaaggtgtagatttccattgtattgggatgaagtaggcaAAAGGAAACTTATAGggccagagattattcagcagaccacGAAGAAGATAGATACCATCcgggctagaatgaaagcagcgcaaagccgacaaaagagttatgcagataaacGCCGTCGCCAGTTAGAATTTGAGGTTGGAGATACGGTATTTTTTAGTATTGCACtgatgaaaggagttatgagattcggaaagaagggtaagttgagcccaagatatattggatCGTTTGAGATTCTGGATCAGATTGGACCAGTGGCATACAGGGTGGCCCTACCACCGGCATTCTCGGGAGTGCATAACGTGTTTCATGTGTCTATGTTGAGGAAGTACATTCATGACCCTACCCACGTTATAGATCATGAACCCATTCAGATTCAAGAGGATATGACCTACACCGAAGAACCAGTGCGGATTTTGGACAGGAAGGAGCAAGTATTACGGACTCAAACCATCCATTTGGTTAAAGTTttgtggaataatcatgctatcagCGAAGCATCTTGGGAATTCGAGGAAGATATGCGAGTTAAGTATCCTCACCTGTTTGAAGAGACTTTTTATAGCTTGTagcaaattccgaggacggaatttttgtaaggggggaggatgtaagacccagttttatttttttcttggtgaAGCCCGGATTGCGCACGGGGTCCCAGCCCCTTTCATTTTAAGTGggcaaacgacgccgttttgggaGGGGTAAGTTtcttctcccttttcttttccctcccccGATCCCTTCTTCCCCTCTTTCggtttctttttcctctgttttgcCCCCGTGTCCCTCTCCTTCCTGTAACCCACTCACCTTCCCGAATCCCTCTCTTCTCTTTGTTGAGTTTGTTTTGTGgttccgaatcccatgccctaaaTTTCCtcaattttccttttccctCACATTCGGTTTTTCTCTCATAGTCGACATCTCTCTCTCGCGTCCCGCTATTTCTGCACTTTGTGTTCCCCTCTTCAAGCTcgtctcttctctccctcttgcgCTGCGTCGTCATCTTCAGGTATCTCCCTTTTCCTCTCAAATCAACgcctttcattttatttgtagtttatttatgtttttttatttttcttctttcttcagtaTAGCCCATGTTTCATTGTGCTGCCGCGTGGGGTGTTTCCAGGTGGTGTTACTGCATTTTCTCCCTACTGGTGGTTTGGTTTTTAGACGCTCATCCACTCTCATTTCTGGTTTGTTCTCTCCCGTCTGTGAAGTGTTTTATCTCCTTACCGTAGTGTTGACGCCGAACTCTGTCAAATGGGTAAGGGGTAAGGAAACCGAGTGCTATTTTACATTCCTGTTTCATTGTGTAAATTCGTGGCTTTTGATGTTATAattcttggaaaaaaatttcTACTTTTTATAATCTGATGCTGGGGGCTTTGTATTCTGTTGGTGTTTTCTTGTTGAAGAAGAATTTATAAATGGTGGCTTTTGGGTGTTGGCGAGGTGGTGTGGGAGGAGTTTTGAAgttgtgtaatgttgttttaGTTAAATTGTTGGTGGTTGCTTGGAGTTATAGCTTCTGAAATGAGGGTGAATTATTGATTACTTGAGTTGGCATTGGTTTTGATGGGCTTATAGgacaatattaaaattagaattttttttttttttggattgatGATCGGGCTGTACAGATTACTATATGGTTGTATTAGTGAGTTGTTTTTGGCTatattatgggttttaattattagaaGGACGTTATGTCAATTGTTGTTTGATACTCagtgtttatattatttttatgattaggTGACGAGATTGATAGAGATCGCTTTCAAGGcttagataatacgctgcaggagtcaggtaagtagGGTttctatgctaggttttatacaagttaataagactgaggttgactttctgaaaacttgcatattttgtgatgagatgagaacttggaaaaacaaagataacctcggtcgcttatttgcattattcatgaaatctgtgtgaaaaaggaaaaatactttctgacatgcattgtgtagacatgagctaaattctgtcatgtggtttctgaaatctgaaaaatgagcgatattgaaaatctaaaaaattgtgcatttatttagaaagatgttctggcttttgttttcagtgtgtgtaaactggcTGATTCTATTTTGGtattctgtattattttgatataacatctgaaaacctttggcatggtatactggattttgtatctgactctgtctctgctttgctctgctctgctctgttatgctctgctctattttgagttggtaccaacttctctgtctctgagtgcacccactttggaaataaagtggttttattATGGTCTTTCCTgcgtgcacactcggggctccgagaagaataaaggaaagattcacctctgtctctgcccggtttggccaccggagttagcacaaccctaccacgagggtgaaacatagtctctgctctgtgtgatgctctgttttgatgtgataatgatactcagtttatgttatgccaaagtattacgggtttttcttgtcttaaaaccatcgctctgttacatttggaaaaatatgttttttttttttttttgttctgcaagataactctgtaaaatattttgttctgcatattgcacttggtaaatgctcatgtttgcacgctagcatatgtctcttgcttactgagttgttgataactcaccccctatcttcgtaatattttcagatgatgtggatagtCCAACTGAAGATCGGGTTTagtttggtgagcatgattaagccgGGGAGGGGAGGTTaagagaaggaattctgatgtccttcagatttaatgtctcttagatttaattttatcttgggttAGTAAGACTCGTTAAGTTATCAGTTtagtttgttatgactaccagGAGATTGTGGACtgcttagtttatttttttgttctgttgcaatattggttttatggagttttcaaaGTGTTTATTTGGAagacttgagtttgagttttgataataaagttttgatggagatttattttagttgtgtcgGAATTTGTGTTTATAAGtcacaggtagtaattctccaagccacccggatttggggcgttacagttttAGTGCATCTAGTGGAGTGGGTATTTTACCTAAGGGCAATCCGAGACCTAACATGGATGGGGAAGCCAAGagttttggggtttcaaaaccctaattcccttGACTTATGGACGGTTCTATCACAGTAATTCGCTACTTGTGTCGCACCATATGTCAACCTCTAGAAAGAAAGTAGAGGACTTTTTGGTTCGGCGTGCGCCTACAAATCTCTAAGATCTGCTCAAGATTGACCATCCGTTTATTTGCATCATGGGTCCGTCGGTAGACATGAAGTTGGCGTTTGGGTAGGCCTTCAGAAACCTCTTGTAATTGCACGCATGCTGCATATATAGCTTGCGGGTTTTGTTGTAGTTGCTGCCGATTCTCTGCCAGTTGGCATATTAAGCTACGCTATTGTCTCCGCTAAGGTCAAGTACTTACTACTACCTCTGGTTGGGCTATTCTTAGGCTGAGGCATCTCTTGGTAACCAAGGCAGAGTCGTCTGCTTCTTCATCTACCTCTTGGTGGCATCTTCCAATATCCTGCCACAATTCCCGATACTGCATGCACACTAATTCTTCAAGATAACATGCATCCAATCACAATTTCAAACCTACTATTACTAGCAAATCACAAACCAATTCTCTGGTTCAGAGCTACaaatgctctgataccacctttGACAGCCCAAGGCCCAAGCTAGCAAGAGATCATCATCCAGGTCACTGGCACAAAGGCACATGAAACTGGATCGATCATGTCACC
This window harbors:
- the LOC121265818 gene encoding uncharacterized protein LOC121265818, translated to MSDLNANENERETNPSASEVLQAATHQLIDDLVQNPTGRQRNYNEGGCTVEQFNRMHPPLFDGKGDPTLAEDWIQDIEEIFRVLTCSDEQKVAYATFKLTGEAKRWWISERTIREAEGTEIVSWLHFKQIFLERFFPSSFHEDKAMEFATLVQGTMTVHQYAAKFTELSCFATYLIPDEEKKARKFEQGLNEKLYERVVGFQIRNFSEMVNKATVFERTLQRSAALHEQRKMTTPIGYHFGMDQGPWKKRNE